A stretch of the Mycoplasmoides genitalium G37 genome encodes the following:
- a CDS encoding lysylphosphatidylglycerol synthase transmembrane domain-containing protein, whose translation MAKLTTNTFFNTKNIVAFSFFLVFLIVISVIVTIFFLGVSVDDVKTIITAINYQNWGWIFVVILGFLVSVLWNVIINWWVSRRFCFYASWWEWLLFGFVVQFFQIVTPLSLGQDPFRLYWFIKKGMKKQTAVLIVTSTGAFWNLSQALITWPSFFVLSKNYQLLANNHNSFVSYWLSLTGMIFDVVVAILFIVIAFNKKMHVLIYSLVNQFRKWLKRPYLTKEQIYQRFIEKAEFNKLYGIEMRRWGLTIFKLLANMVVAIVSYFSLFGVFMITKTVNTTNNVIDQYSLIDLFNITNIAVTASNFIPVASGEGATQFVMTSFLNAFKPTDQFLHDQIKDGVFLWRLLSVYLPAIFTGICFVVWIVQVIWEFKKTVNVPLKTVNTVSLETKKDK comes from the coding sequence ATGGCAAAGTTAACCACCAATACCTTTTTTAACACTAAAAACATCGTTGCTTTTAGCTTTTTTTTGGTTTTTCTAATCGTTATTAGTGTTATTGTTACTATCTTTTTTTTAGGTGTTAGTGTTGATGATGTGAAAACTATTATCACTGCAATTAACTATCAGAATTGGGGTTGGATATTTGTTGTTATCTTAGGGTTTTTAGTTTCAGTTTTGTGGAATGTAATCATTAATTGGTGGGTATCAAGGAGATTTTGTTTTTATGCTAGTTGGTGAGAGTGGTTATTATTTGGTTTTGTAGTACAGTTTTTTCAAATTGTAACCCCCTTATCACTAGGACAAGATCCATTTCGCTTGTATTGATTCATTAAAAAGGGGATGAAAAAACAAACTGCAGTTTTAATTGTCACTTCTACAGGAGCATTTTGAAATCTATCGCAAGCGTTAATAACTTGACCTTCTTTTTTTGTTCTTTCTAAAAACTATCAATTGTTAGCAAATAACCATAATAGCTTTGTCTCTTACTGACTAAGTCTTACTGGGATGATCTTTGATGTTGTTGTTGCTATCTTATTTATTGTTATTGCTTTCAATAAAAAGATGCATGTTTTGATCTATTCACTTGTAAACCAGTTTCGAAAGTGACTTAAACGTCCTTATTTAACTAAAGAGCAGATCTACCAACGTTTTATAGAAAAAGCTGAATTTAATAAGTTGTATGGAATTGAGATGCGAAGGTGAGGGTTAACAATCTTTAAATTACTAGCTAACATGGTTGTAGCAATTGTTTCCTACTTTAGTTTGTTTGGTGTTTTTATGATCACAAAAACTGTCAACACAACTAATAACGTTATTGATCAATACAGCTTAATTGATCTTTTTAACATTACTAATATTGCTGTTACCGCTTCTAACTTTATTCCAGTTGCTAGTGGGGAAGGTGCAACACAATTTGTGATGACTAGTTTTCTCAATGCATTCAAACCAACTGATCAATTCCTCCATGATCAGATTAAAGATGGTGTTTTTTTATGAAGACTTTTATCTGTTTATCTACCTGCTATTTTCACTGGGATTTGTTTTGTTGTGTGAATTGTTCAAGTTATATGGGAATTTAAAAAGACCGTTAATGTACCGTTGAAAACAGTTAACACTGTTAGCTTAGAAACTAAAAAAGATAAATAA
- a CDS encoding DUF3713 domain-containing protein, whose amino-acid sequence MKKLLKKSKFWWFLLCGLSVSTILVACSTPTNSALQTVFSPTSTNFFHGQKGSLKEGLITALKTPSANKHFVIGPLLKALEAWYENNEDKAINKFLKDTKKNVDDQYKNTVNGLISPPRNRAVFIQQDLLDKSGGSEASWKSQQLFNQLISDFTAKLFAKDFLVYKPNGQLSTGPYIYDELSQPEKWKDFGFQEPRFSETNDALFAKLQAQIFNLWVEYTDPTLISQATFKYAAPQQGLGQVYNTEKLKDKLTPSYAFPFFPKDGEIPQNQNVGNKRWEQLIEGKDGLNTAKTGLEKYILDQNQGNLIDFPTTLSDNTQTKQIVDSLNIVDQLEAANLGASLNLKLDLLNQDKDQLPTIKELNKELNNTIVVESTKIENHTKSNTLFCEHNTTDSSQNNLKSLIKDAFISSNDSSNLGKLAKQIHQTTTSDMMVSTKASSSTTSSYLVWDAAIPNNKTNNGASTVSANCANATVQNTSHNSNNQLKLRLVRNGEGVAVIGIDGGSYYLTKNSSSKTERDIEKQKQFLMWRAFQAKTNTFKNSLYSFSFPLNETLKTWFEKNQELILVNALINTDFQKKDKGSDAMQKAFNDYKELMQKFAPVALATNVIRDLFLQMDALDNKLTSRTTELNTNVNQINPTPWLNGLSSHLPYVRKSGHYEKLNNYFLFLITKTLWKKVGSEKINISENNNKLKTTKADVDKIRDEILSDINNKVTEFVNQLKVTEKSKPNFSNIILVDINNDQSLTNSANWSLNALLDVTTVNPLSFALLKNAFTSNQQFEKAKKLFEEIKSKNGSSSTSSSSDADSLAKVISNYYYMTWSKLTNKAMYGNPNNGNIDELFKKAFLESVDESGFNVNFKAVIDHYRFIFTLQWLIENNLKNFKDILQANLKYGEIAYIAYDKNIISNNTNNPQGIFGSVFNYENDEHATTANANQTIDPNNFFFKTKTSPNTTPATTMLSTRQAVSTSNNGTYGFTGLNTTNSSMLENNTNQALLNHIAANSLKQYGSKDDLKKFISETKDQLVLDNIARQLSRLTPSSSSSNGKTLSAYFQVDAINNSALDFKAKQALLLAVLDQYSSYFNSSNSPSISKRSTQTNQKFSEFNFGGDSYNYLQFTKSDIDSLSLTSSTNIESDIVAALVLFQASDTGTQQLALSAIEKPQFRIGDKRIQSGLNLLK is encoded by the coding sequence ATGAAAAAACTTTTAAAAAAATCAAAGTTCTGGTGGTTTTTACTTTGTGGTTTGTCAGTAAGCACAATACTTGTAGCTTGTTCAACTCCAACAAACAGTGCTTTGCAAACAGTTTTTTCACCAACCTCAACTAATTTTTTTCATGGTCAAAAGGGTAGTTTAAAAGAAGGACTTATTACTGCTTTAAAAACTCCTTCAGCAAACAAACATTTTGTTATAGGACCACTTTTAAAAGCACTTGAGGCTTGGTATGAAAACAATGAAGACAAAGCCATAAACAAGTTTTTAAAAGACACTAAAAAGAATGTTGATGATCAATATAAAAATACTGTTAATGGGTTAATATCACCACCCAGAAACAGAGCAGTATTTATTCAACAAGATCTATTAGATAAAAGTGGTGGCAGTGAGGCTAGTTGAAAATCCCAACAACTTTTCAATCAACTTATTAGTGATTTTACCGCTAAATTATTCGCTAAGGATTTCTTAGTTTATAAACCTAATGGACAACTCTCAACTGGTCCTTATATCTATGATGAACTATCCCAACCTGAAAAATGAAAGGACTTTGGTTTTCAAGAACCACGTTTTAGTGAAACTAATGATGCATTGTTTGCAAAGTTACAAGCACAAATCTTTAATCTCTGGGTTGAATATACCGATCCTACTTTAATCAGTCAAGCTACTTTTAAATATGCAGCACCACAACAAGGTTTGGGTCAAGTTTACAACACTGAAAAACTAAAAGATAAATTAACCCCTTCTTATGCGTTTCCTTTCTTTCCTAAAGATGGGGAAATTCCTCAGAACCAGAATGTTGGCAACAAACGCTGAGAGCAGTTAATTGAGGGAAAAGACGGATTAAATACAGCAAAAACAGGTTTAGAAAAATACATCTTAGATCAAAATCAAGGCAACCTGATTGATTTTCCAACAACTCTTTCTGATAACACTCAAACCAAGCAAATAGTAGATAGTCTAAACATTGTTGATCAACTAGAAGCAGCTAATTTAGGTGCTAGTTTAAATTTAAAACTAGATCTTTTAAATCAAGATAAAGATCAACTTCCCACAATTAAAGAGCTTAATAAAGAACTTAACAATACCATTGTTGTTGAATCAACTAAAATTGAAAACCATACTAAGAGTAATACATTGTTCTGTGAACACAATACAACAGACAGTTCACAAAACAATTTAAAGAGTCTTATTAAAGATGCTTTTATAAGTTCTAATGATAGTTCCAATTTAGGAAAACTAGCAAAGCAAATCCACCAAACAACTACAAGTGATATGATGGTTTCAACTAAAGCTAGTTCATCAACAACAAGCAGTTATCTTGTTTGGGATGCAGCTATTCCTAATAACAAAACAAATAATGGTGCTAGCACTGTTAGTGCAAACTGTGCAAATGCTACTGTTCAAAATACAAGCCATAACTCTAATAACCAATTGAAGCTAAGACTAGTTAGAAACGGAGAGGGAGTTGCTGTAATTGGAATTGATGGAGGTAGTTATTATCTGACAAAAAATAGTAGTAGCAAAACTGAAAGAGACATTGAAAAGCAAAAGCAGTTTTTAATGTGAAGAGCTTTTCAAGCCAAAACAAACACCTTTAAAAACAGTTTATATTCCTTTAGTTTTCCATTAAATGAAACACTGAAAACTTGGTTTGAAAAAAATCAGGAATTAATATTAGTAAACGCACTAATAAATACTGATTTTCAAAAAAAAGATAAAGGTAGTGATGCGATGCAAAAAGCATTCAATGATTACAAAGAACTAATGCAAAAATTTGCACCAGTTGCATTAGCAACAAATGTAATCAGAGATTTGTTTTTACAAATGGATGCATTAGATAACAAACTAACAAGTAGAACAACTGAACTTAATACCAATGTTAACCAAATTAATCCAACCCCTTGGTTAAATGGCTTATCTTCCCATTTGCCATATGTTCGCAAGTCTGGTCATTATGAAAAACTCAATAACTATTTCTTGTTTTTAATTACTAAAACACTTTGGAAAAAAGTAGGTAGTGAAAAAATAAATATTAGTGAAAACAACAATAAGTTAAAAACTACAAAAGCTGATGTTGATAAGATAAGAGATGAAATTCTGAGCGACATAAATAACAAAGTAACAGAATTTGTTAACCAATTGAAAGTTACAGAAAAATCAAAACCTAACTTTAGCAACATTATTCTAGTTGATATTAACAATGATCAATCACTTACTAACAGTGCCAATTGGAGTTTAAATGCGTTGTTAGATGTAACAACTGTAAACCCTCTTTCCTTTGCATTGTTAAAAAATGCTTTTACTAGCAATCAACAGTTTGAAAAAGCTAAAAAGTTATTTGAAGAGATTAAATCTAAAAATGGATCTTCATCAACTTCATCAAGTAGTGATGCAGATAGTTTAGCTAAAGTAATTAGCAATTACTATTACATGACATGAAGCAAATTAACCAATAAAGCCATGTATGGTAATCCTAATAATGGCAATATTGATGAATTGTTTAAAAAAGCTTTTTTAGAGAGTGTTGATGAATCAGGTTTTAATGTTAACTTTAAAGCAGTTATTGACCATTATCGCTTCATTTTTACTTTGCAATGGTTAATTGAAAACAACCTAAAAAACTTTAAAGATATTTTACAAGCTAACTTAAAGTATGGTGAAATTGCCTATATTGCTTATGATAAGAATATTATCAGTAACAACACCAATAATCCTCAGGGAATATTTGGCTCTGTTTTTAACTATGAAAATGATGAACATGCTACAACAGCTAATGCCAACCAAACTATTGATCCTAATAATTTCTTTTTTAAAACCAAAACAAGTCCTAACACTACACCTGCTACTACGATGTTAAGCACCAGACAAGCAGTATCAACAAGTAATAATGGTACTTATGGTTTTACTGGTTTGAATACAACTAACAGTTCCATGTTAGAAAACAATACTAACCAGGCACTTTTAAACCATATCGCTGCCAATTCCTTAAAACAATATGGTTCAAAGGATGATCTTAAAAAATTTATTAGTGAAACAAAAGACCAATTAGTTTTAGATAACATTGCCCGACAGCTAAGTAGACTAACTCCAAGTAGTAGTAGTAGTAATGGCAAAACACTTTCAGCTTATTTTCAGGTCGATGCAATTAACAATTCTGCTTTAGATTTCAAAGCTAAACAAGCGTTGTTATTAGCTGTTTTAGACCAATATTCCAGTTATTTTAATTCATCAAATAGTCCAAGTATTTCAAAAAGAAGTACCCAAACCAACCAAAAATTTAGTGAATTTAACTTTGGTGGTGATAGTTACAACTATCTTCAGTTCACTAAAAGTGACATTGATTCACTTAGTTTAACAAGTTCTACCAATATTGAAAGTGATATAGTAGCAGCTTTAGTTTTATTTCAAGCTAGTGATACAGGCACCCAACAACTTGCTTTAAGTGCAATTGAAAAACCCCAATTTAGGATTGGTGATAAAAGAATTCAATCAGGCTTAAACTTGCTTAAGTAA
- a CDS encoding DEAD/DEAH box helicase: MQFSSSIRQFLDKKRIVEFTKIQQAVFKLWPFQNIIGIAETGSGKTFAYLLPLLDKINTSLDQPQAVIFVPTKELQWQIINILTEIKKYFKTFTFATSFSSKAQLIVSLLNEKYLFTSKVRYVVFDEIDMFLEQSSIQQWLECVHLFQKAKPLFAFFSATLFNQQLQIIKKQVINTKVINLHPKQWIHPLVKHFVVHLNTENRFSGLLALLKHHQNQQIIVFCSNQKSLKQLTQLLSNNNISFGSIYGSLTYQERKNNFTKATNNKLKLLVVSDLFSRGIDLNYFSVVISWDLPKIDSFYIHRSGRVARLNSWGRSYLFWNDQNQSKLNKLIAKGIKFQNVSLTSNGDLKFLTENNQKTTKKPLSTLQIKKIKAIKAKYKKVKPNYKKYQKQQIQNLLINKKKPRSWKNF; encoded by the coding sequence ATGCAATTTTCCTCTTCTATTAGGCAGTTTTTAGATAAGAAACGCATTGTTGAATTTACCAAAATTCAGCAAGCAGTTTTTAAATTATGACCATTCCAAAATATCATTGGTATTGCTGAAACTGGTAGTGGCAAAACCTTTGCTTATCTTTTACCTCTATTAGATAAGATTAACACCAGTTTAGATCAACCTCAAGCAGTTATTTTTGTACCAACCAAAGAGTTACAATGACAAATTATCAACATCTTAACTGAAATCAAAAAGTACTTTAAAACCTTTACTTTTGCCACTTCATTTAGTTCAAAAGCACAACTAATTGTTAGTTTACTAAACGAAAAATACCTTTTTACTAGCAAAGTTAGATACGTTGTTTTTGATGAAATTGACATGTTTTTAGAGCAAAGTTCAATCCAGCAGTGACTTGAATGTGTTCATCTTTTTCAAAAAGCAAAGCCCTTGTTTGCCTTTTTTAGTGCTACTTTATTCAATCAACAACTCCAAATAATTAAAAAACAAGTAATTAATACTAAAGTTATTAATCTCCATCCAAAGCAATGGATTCACCCCTTAGTTAAGCATTTTGTTGTTCATCTCAATACTGAAAACCGTTTTTCTGGTTTATTAGCCTTATTAAAACACCACCAAAATCAGCAAATTATTGTTTTCTGTTCTAATCAAAAATCTTTAAAACAATTAACACAATTGCTTTCAAATAACAATATTAGTTTTGGTTCAATTTATGGTAGTTTAACCTATCAAGAACGTAAAAATAATTTCACAAAAGCAACTAATAATAAATTGAAATTACTAGTTGTTTCTGATCTATTTTCACGTGGGATAGATTTAAATTATTTCAGTGTGGTGATTTCTTGAGATCTACCTAAAATTGATAGTTTTTACATCCACCGTTCTGGTCGTGTAGCACGACTTAACAGTTGGGGCAGATCATATCTTTTTTGAAATGACCAAAATCAAAGTAAATTAAATAAACTAATAGCAAAAGGAATTAAATTTCAAAACGTTAGTTTAACTAGTAATGGTGATTTGAAGTTTTTGACTGAAAATAACCAAAAAACTACCAAAAAACCGCTTTCAACTTTACAAATTAAGAAAATTAAAGCTATCAAAGCTAAATATAAAAAGGTTAAACCTAACTACAAAAAATACCAAAAACAACAGATTCAAAACCTTTTAATTAATAAGAAAAAACCAAGATCATGAAAAAACTTTTAA